In Chryseobacterium lactis, a single genomic region encodes these proteins:
- a CDS encoding class I lanthipeptide: MRKKKIIKLEINKEDILNLSQDESQKILGGAGTVITVDLSQCPGNVCNDTEGCNTTECTEEDCTYGGCTMNETDDIACITDVTRDCDRTFDFTCERT; the protein is encoded by the coding sequence ATGAGAAAGAAGAAAATCATCAAATTAGAGATTAACAAAGAAGACATCCTTAATCTATCACAAGATGAATCACAGAAAATTTTAGGAGGAGCAGGAACGGTAATTACTGTAGACCTTAGCCAGTGTCCTGGAAATGTGTGTAATGACACAGAAGGTTGCAATACAACTGAATGTACAGAAGAAGATTGTACCTATGGAGGTTGTACGATGAATGAAACAGATGATATAGCCTGTATCACTGATGTTACAAGAGACTGTGACAGAACTTTCGACTTCACTTGCGAAAGAACGTAA
- a CDS encoding nucleotidyltransferase domain-containing protein: MEDVLTTFINHWKSKDYVIAILLTGSHALGRQNENSDIDIRIIFDTTQKATLKGIKNKISYFAESIDSVKKRMQQDYVRNMKFEARLFSIGKILYKKDDAIDELVTIAHKFMNTPFRNIQHNRDAIILKTYSLSVNYNYLMHNESSKLYIYNYMSFMRNVLHTYSWFIGYELFIDVKTDLILNDPNYRKTNLWQDYPDKTFIQIWINCIEGEYNNDNVEKIFNYLQSKMIQIEGRDFEVIREENIF; encoded by the coding sequence ATGGAAGATGTATTAACTACTTTTATCAATCACTGGAAATCTAAAGACTATGTGATTGCAATATTATTAACCGGTAGTCATGCATTGGGGCGACAAAATGAAAATTCGGACATTGATATCAGAATTATATTTGATACTACCCAAAAAGCAACGCTGAAAGGCATAAAAAATAAAATTTCATATTTCGCTGAAAGCATTGACTCCGTAAAAAAAAGAATGCAGCAGGACTATGTACGTAATATGAAATTCGAAGCCAGGCTTTTTAGCATCGGAAAGATATTGTATAAAAAAGATGATGCAATCGATGAATTGGTCACTATTGCTCACAAGTTTATGAATACACCTTTCAGGAATATTCAGCATAACAGGGATGCTATCATCTTAAAAACTTATTCACTTTCAGTTAACTATAATTACCTGATGCACAATGAGTCTTCAAAGCTCTATATCTATAATTACATGAGCTTTATGAGGAATGTTTTGCATACTTATTCATGGTTTATAGGCTACGAATTATTTATTGACGTTAAAACAGATCTGATCTTAAATGATCCAAATTACAGAAAGACCAACCTATGGCAGGATTATCCGGATAAGACCTTTATTCAAATCTGGATCAATTGCATTGAAGGAGAGTATAATAATGATAATGTAGAAAAAATTTTTAATTATCTGCAATCAAAAATGATACAGATTGAAGGGAGAGACTTCGAAGTGATTCGTGAGGAAAATATCTTCTAG
- a CDS encoding class I lanthipeptide yields MRKKKIIRLEINKEEILNLSHDESQKILGGENGVLTVDYGADCPVTQPANCGTGYSEDCTEEGCQSFTENMQSCDCGPDVSSQCPSANYWTCNTIRT; encoded by the coding sequence ATGAGAAAGAAAAAAATTATCAGATTAGAAATCAATAAGGAAGAGATCCTTAATCTATCGCACGATGAATCCCAGAAAATTTTAGGGGGAGAAAACGGAGTACTCACTGTAGATTATGGCGCTGATTGCCCGGTTACACAACCTGCTAATTGTGGTACCGGATATTCTGAAGATTGTACAGAAGAAGGATGTCAAAGCTTTACAGAGAACATGCAAAGTTGTGATTGTGGACCAGATGTATCTTCTCAATGCCCTTCTGCTAATTATTGGACCTGTAACACGATAAGAACTTAA
- a CDS encoding lanthionine synthetase LanC family protein, with protein MTENLIKEITSIKSKIDQLYQNKQSYVPGLLNELGGLCLFYFYHGKIFNDPESLDKGSILVDHILEGIKASIKYNNYRFSTGAAGLGWLLKFLHKEEFVDFEVEDALSDLDEYIYNYAIEEINRDNYDFLHGAIGALYYFTEGAHKTNHYIDNIVSKLALRTESTIYNKPYWPSFNVSEGKRYDDTLNFGLSHGQPAIVSVLSKVYQLNSSNELKILLNDATSAMLDFKFKTKKNSLFPTMTSAAESIEHNMSRGSRLGWCYGDLGMGISLWDVGTAIQNEDFKSIALGCINFSAPKRDLNINSIKDAGVCHGSAGVMHIFNKFSYLNKEADYSEAIEYWKNITIEMIHSEEEKYETGHSAWHNERGYYNDFGFLQGLSGVGLSLLSLIDPDIKWGDVLLM; from the coding sequence ATGACGGAGAATTTGATAAAAGAAATAACGAGTATAAAAAGTAAAATAGATCAATTATATCAGAATAAGCAATCATATGTTCCAGGATTATTAAATGAATTAGGCGGTCTTTGTCTTTTTTATTTTTATCATGGGAAAATTTTTAATGATCCTGAAAGTTTAGACAAAGGAAGTATATTGGTTGATCATATTCTGGAAGGGATTAAGGCTAGTATAAAATATAATAATTATAGATTCAGTACGGGGGCAGCAGGTTTAGGTTGGTTATTAAAATTTCTTCATAAGGAGGAGTTTGTTGATTTCGAAGTAGAAGATGCATTGTCTGATTTGGATGAGTATATTTATAACTACGCTATTGAAGAGATCAATCGGGATAATTACGATTTTTTACATGGAGCTATCGGAGCTTTATACTATTTTACGGAGGGAGCTCATAAAACAAATCACTACATAGATAATATTGTTTCCAAACTGGCTTTAAGAACTGAAAGTACGATCTATAATAAGCCGTATTGGCCATCTTTTAATGTAAGCGAAGGTAAAAGATATGATGATACACTCAATTTCGGACTTTCACATGGGCAGCCGGCTATCGTATCTGTTTTATCAAAGGTTTATCAGCTGAACTCAAGTAATGAATTAAAGATATTGCTGAACGATGCAACGTCTGCAATGCTGGATTTTAAATTTAAAACAAAGAAAAACTCTCTTTTTCCTACGATGACATCTGCAGCTGAAAGTATTGAACACAATATGAGTAGGGGATCCCGACTGGGATGGTGTTATGGAGATTTAGGAATGGGTATTTCGTTGTGGGATGTTGGAACAGCGATTCAAAATGAAGATTTTAAAAGTATAGCTTTAGGTTGCATTAATTTTTCAGCACCCAAAAGAGATCTCAATATCAATAGTATTAAAGATGCCGGAGTTTGCCATGGATCAGCAGGTGTAATGCATATTTTTAATAAGTTTTCTTACCTTAACAAAGAAGCTGATTATTCTGAAGCCATAGAGTATTGGAAGAATATAACGATTGAAATGATTCATTCTGAAGAAGAAAAATATGAAACCGGTCATTCCGCATGGCATAATGAGCGGGGATATTATAACGATTTTGGCTTTTTACAAGGGCTTAGTGGTGTCGGGTTATCTTTACTTTCTTTAATAGATCCTGATATTAAATGGGGTGATGTGTTATTAATGTAA
- a CDS encoding lantibiotic dehydratase — MYESNFYAVRKPLLPLKNLFDFYKFSEANDDQEILNYLIKEFSENYQLNEALYLASDILYNETLKYVATPDNFSDKDKKKLLHSLAKYYIRSASRCTPFGLFANFSQGTYKERGEDEETSGSLQYFPRLDMEVQYQIGDYISKLEGVQEFLTYRVNNSLYKAGGKYRYVEYRLKKMNLTHHLVSLESDEVLSYIIKISRSGISYTLLVEKLLNKYDVSKEELVGYINGLILNKVLTSNLDINVSGEDYFDILLEFLENLHQKGISDKISEIRNILLQVKDLLLQVSSSQSNIEFYKEIHRHITTVLPGIAEKNLIQLDVIDLKDDQTFSTDTKKELKGLINIVSKFSTPPSQNSWFEVFKRAFKERYEDRRVKLAEVLDGELGIGYKSARSTRDFYDNGKKNDNNRLTTFVLHKYHEYLKQNKDQITINTTDIKTHFNDTVSADLPHINFFFKIYPQKTEDLIHISSLSSSLGNNLIGRFCSSHESAYNNLSKLMDEHEELDKNYIYAEVIHLPQARAGNVIARPHFGGYEIPYLSHSVLPEKQKIYADDLYIQLINNELFLFSGKLEKPIKPRLSNAHNFSKNGLPIYHFLCDMQYQGNPYIKVWDWGIIDSVEESFPRVTYGNYVLEPKKWVIRNEKFLGLKKCKNLSDFKNKLEIIRKELSIHNLVTFKEGDNTICLDISTSLGMDMLWKIVDRKDKYITLYESLWEQTNEHTDPIYHKEIIVPFINKDKKYPAIRTSAERKLNSKDDYNAHVFIPGSQWIYLKIYVDFKFINKILLQLADCIESKFVKKGIVEKWFFIRYSDPKQHLRLRLYVSDLQFLSAIMKACNNVLTPLVKKGYVSNIVQDTYVRELGRYGGANITDSETLFYYDSSLICKIYNFRNTISYQDLFLVGYYLTEYYLNLSDLNDEARLHFLERQFNNYAREFEYTKDKIMRNSLHEEQRRMKDIVIAEKLNEEVIKLINQSNLKQAIDQIKKNVGNDYLSVLSSYIHMSMNRLFTEKQRFNEFKIYFFLFKKYQSIKARKSVEV, encoded by the coding sequence ATGTACGAGAGTAATTTTTATGCAGTGAGGAAGCCTCTTCTGCCTTTGAAAAATCTTTTTGACTTTTATAAATTCTCTGAAGCTAATGATGATCAAGAGATTCTTAATTATCTTATCAAAGAATTTTCTGAAAACTATCAATTAAATGAGGCGTTATATCTTGCCTCTGATATTCTATATAATGAGACTCTGAAATATGTCGCAACACCAGACAACTTTTCAGATAAGGACAAGAAAAAGCTACTTCATTCTTTAGCTAAATATTACATAAGGTCAGCAAGTCGCTGCACTCCATTTGGATTATTTGCTAATTTTAGCCAAGGCACCTATAAGGAACGGGGAGAAGATGAAGAAACATCAGGTTCATTACAATATTTCCCACGTTTAGATATGGAGGTTCAATATCAAATAGGAGATTATATTTCGAAACTTGAAGGCGTACAGGAGTTCTTGACCTACAGAGTAAATAATAGTTTATATAAAGCAGGAGGGAAATACAGGTATGTGGAATACAGATTAAAAAAGATGAATCTCACCCATCATCTTGTATCGTTGGAATCTGATGAAGTATTGTCTTATATTATTAAGATATCCAGATCTGGTATAAGTTATACCTTATTGGTTGAGAAATTATTAAATAAATATGATGTTTCAAAAGAAGAATTAGTTGGCTATATTAATGGGTTAATTCTTAATAAAGTTTTAACGAGTAATCTGGATATCAATGTTTCAGGTGAAGATTATTTTGATATCCTGTTAGAATTTTTGGAAAATCTACATCAAAAAGGGATCAGCGATAAAATTTCAGAGATCAGAAATATCTTATTACAAGTAAAAGACTTATTGCTTCAGGTGAGTAGCAGTCAGTCAAATATAGAATTTTATAAAGAAATTCATAGACATATTACTACTGTATTGCCGGGGATCGCAGAAAAGAATCTGATACAACTGGATGTCATAGATTTAAAAGACGATCAGACTTTTAGTACTGACACAAAGAAAGAATTAAAAGGGTTAATCAATATTGTTTCTAAATTTTCCACACCACCTTCTCAAAATTCCTGGTTTGAAGTTTTTAAAAGAGCATTCAAAGAACGATATGAAGATAGAAGGGTCAAACTGGCAGAGGTTTTAGACGGAGAATTGGGGATTGGTTACAAAAGTGCCAGAAGCACTAGGGATTTTTATGATAATGGAAAAAAGAATGATAATAATAGGCTAACAACTTTTGTTTTACACAAATACCACGAATATTTAAAACAGAACAAGGATCAGATTACTATTAATACCACTGATATAAAAACTCATTTTAATGATACTGTATCAGCGGATCTCCCACATATTAACTTTTTTTTTAAAATCTATCCGCAGAAGACAGAGGACCTCATTCATATTTCATCCCTTTCAAGTTCTTTGGGAAACAATCTTATAGGACGTTTTTGTTCTTCACATGAGAGCGCCTATAATAACTTAAGTAAATTAATGGATGAGCATGAAGAACTGGACAAAAATTATATCTACGCTGAGGTTATTCATTTACCACAGGCAAGAGCCGGGAATGTCATTGCAAGACCACATTTTGGAGGGTACGAAATTCCCTATTTGTCTCATTCTGTACTTCCTGAAAAACAAAAAATTTATGCAGATGATCTCTATATTCAGCTGATAAATAATGAATTATTTTTATTTTCCGGAAAGCTGGAAAAGCCTATTAAACCTCGTTTGTCCAATGCGCATAACTTCAGTAAGAATGGCCTCCCTATCTATCATTTTTTATGTGACATGCAATATCAGGGTAATCCTTATATTAAAGTATGGGATTGGGGAATTATAGACTCCGTCGAAGAGTCTTTTCCAAGGGTTACGTATGGGAATTATGTATTGGAACCAAAAAAATGGGTGATAAGAAATGAAAAATTTTTAGGATTAAAAAAATGCAAAAATCTTAGTGATTTCAAAAATAAGCTGGAGATAATCAGAAAAGAATTAAGTATTCATAATTTAGTTACCTTTAAAGAAGGTGATAATACAATTTGCCTTGATATATCAACTTCATTAGGGATGGATATGCTGTGGAAAATTGTCGATAGGAAAGATAAATATATTACCTTATATGAGAGTTTATGGGAACAGACGAATGAACATACGGACCCTATTTACCATAAAGAAATTATAGTCCCTTTTATAAATAAAGATAAAAAGTATCCTGCTATTAGAACGTCTGCAGAAAGAAAACTGAATAGTAAAGACGATTACAATGCCCACGTGTTTATTCCGGGGTCTCAGTGGATTTATCTTAAAATTTATGTGGATTTTAAGTTTATCAATAAAATACTTCTCCAACTTGCAGATTGTATTGAAAGTAAATTTGTTAAAAAAGGAATTGTTGAAAAATGGTTTTTTATAAGATATTCAGATCCCAAACAACATTTGAGACTGCGTCTGTATGTAAGTGATTTACAGTTTCTTTCTGCGATAATGAAGGCTTGTAACAATGTATTGACACCGCTGGTTAAAAAAGGATATGTATCAAATATTGTTCAGGATACCTATGTCAGAGAGCTGGGAAGGTATGGAGGTGCCAATATTACTGATTCTGAAACGCTGTTTTATTATGATTCATCATTGATATGTAAAATATATAACTTTCGGAATACGATAAGTTATCAGGATCTGTTTTTAGTGGGCTATTATCTCACAGAATACTATCTTAATCTTTCTGATCTCAATGATGAGGCCAGATTACATTTCCTGGAAAGGCAATTTAATAACTATGCAAGAGAGTTTGAATATACGAAAGACAAGATAATGAGAAACAGCCTACATGAAGAGCAGAGGAGGATGAAAGATATTGTGATTGCCGAGAAGCTCAATGAAGAGGTGATAAAGCTTATTAACCAATCCAATTTGAAACAAGCCATTGATCAGATTAAAAAAAATGTCGGAAATGATTATTTATCTGTTTTGTCCAGCTATATTCACATGAGTATGAATCGGTTGTTTACGGAAAAACAACGCTTTAATGAATTTAAAATTTATTTTTTCTTATTTAAAAAATATCAGTCGATTAAAGCACGGAAGTCTGTTGAAGTATAA
- a CDS encoding class I lanthipeptide — MSKRKIIKLEINKEDILNLSQDESQKVIGGGGAVTVDYSQCPATGCENDSDGCGSTDCTDEDCTYGDCTMNDTDATDCDRTFVGYCERT; from the coding sequence ATGAGTAAGAGGAAAATCATCAAATTAGAGATTAATAAAGAAGATATCCTTAATCTGTCACAGGATGAATCTCAAAAAGTTATAGGAGGTGGTGGTGCCGTTACTGTAGATTATAGTCAGTGCCCAGCGACAGGATGTGAAAACGACTCGGATGGATGTGGTTCCACAGACTGTACGGATGAAGATTGTACCTACGGAGACTGTACCATGAATGACACAGATGCAACAGATTGTGACAGAACCTTTGTTGGTTATTGTGAAAGAACTTAA
- a CDS encoding DUF2845 domain-containing protein, producing MILAFLTSFKTSSKFTSESVSIGMTKDQVISKFGKPYKSAFTENKETKEMEESLFYKENFNLGNSSITNILHFKGGKLVALEQGKESENNSTTIVTH from the coding sequence ATGATTTTAGCATTTTTAACTTCCTTCAAAACAAGCAGTAAGTTTACGTCTGAATCGGTAAGTATCGGAATGACGAAAGATCAGGTTATCTCAAAATTTGGAAAACCTTACAAATCCGCATTTACAGAAAATAAAGAAACCAAAGAGATGGAAGAATCCTTATTTTACAAAGAAAACTTCAATCTTGGAAACAGCTCAATTACCAATATTCTACATTTTAAAGGAGGAAAATTAGTAGCTCTTGAACAAGGAAAGGAATCTGAAAATAATTCAACGACAATTGTAACGCATTAA
- a CDS encoding class I lanthipeptide: MKKRIVKLEINKEDILNLSLAESQKIVGGGGDTLTYDNGDTCQQLTLPDDCNRTEEGCQGYTEGMDSCDSACGVSDDRNCYTGDVFQCNGTRT; the protein is encoded by the coding sequence ATGAAAAAGCGAATTGTAAAACTGGAAATTAATAAAGAAGATATTCTTAACCTTTCACTGGCTGAATCTCAGAAAATTGTTGGAGGAGGAGGAGATACTTTAACCTACGATAATGGAGATACCTGCCAGCAATTGACATTGCCCGACGATTGTAATCGTACAGAAGAAGGCTGCCAAGGATATACGGAAGGTATGGACAGTTGTGACAGTGCTTGCGGAGTGAGTGACGATAGAAACTGTTATACAGGAGATGTATTTCAATGTAATGGTACAAGAACTTAA
- a CDS encoding class I lanthipeptide yields MRKKKIIKLEINKEDILNLSQDESQKIIGGAGAGNVITVDLSQCPGNVCDETERCNTNDCTDEDCTYGGCTMNDTDDTACVTDITMDCFTQDGSGMCDDRT; encoded by the coding sequence ATGAGAAAGAAGAAAATTATCAAATTAGAGATTAACAAAGAAGACATCCTTAATCTGTCACAGGACGAATCTCAAAAAATTATAGGGGGAGCTGGAGCAGGCAATGTAATTACCGTAGACCTTAGCCAGTGTCCAGGAAATGTATGTGATGAAACAGAACGTTGTAACACCAATGACTGCACAGACGAAGATTGCACTTATGGAGGTTGTACAATGAATGACACAGATGATACAGCCTGCGTTACAGATATCACAATGGATTGCTTTACACAGGACGGGTCCGGAATGTGTGATGACAGAACCTAA
- a CDS encoding peptidase domain-containing ABC transporter, whose amino-acid sequence MKKFPFYRQPDAKDCGPTCLRIISKYYGKLVSLQHIRTLSETTRIGSSLLNLSNAAEKIGFKTNGVKINFDLLSRAIPLPCVVHWDKKHFVVVYEIKKKSKDYLIYISDPAHGLVTYRKNEFIKHWIGNNADETLKEGIALVVETTPAFYNKEWDDEGKKLNLRFLSRYAIKYKSLIVQLAVGLLAGSLLSLILPFLTQSIVDVGIQNKDINFIYLVLIAQFMLYLGRMGIDVVRSWILLHLSTRINISLVSDFFIKLMKLPISFFDTRMTGDIMQRIGDHSRIEQLLTGSALSTLFSIVNFFVYSIILLFYDYRLFLVFLVGATLYSVWILFFLKKRKDLDYKNFSQVSQTQSKVIELINGMQEIKMQNAEKKKRWAWESLQVKIFRLRIESLALDQWQSIGGGFINQIKDMIISFLSAKLVIEGNITLGMMMSIQYIIGQLNGPIGQVIGFIKQLQDASISLERLNEIHEKDEEETEGSQYIPEISGGDLVVHNLSFRYTGSNQNVFENLNLVIPYQKTTAIVGVSGSGKTTLIKLLLKFYEPTNGEVKLGNQNFKNISPVMWRDYVGVVMQDGYIFNDTIADNIAVGDDDIDKSRLRHAVHIANIKEFIEGLPLTYNTKIGNEGMGISGGQKQRLFIARAVYKSPEYIFFDEATSALDANNERTIIDNLEQFFKGRTAIIVAHRLSTVKHADKIIVLDQGKVIEEGTHAELVGLKGAYYQLVKNQLELGN is encoded by the coding sequence GTGAAGAAATTTCCCTTTTATCGCCAGCCCGATGCTAAGGATTGCGGCCCAACCTGCTTACGTATTATTAGTAAATATTATGGTAAGCTGGTAAGCTTGCAGCATATCAGAACGCTTTCCGAGACAACAAGAATCGGAAGCAGCTTATTAAATTTGAGTAATGCAGCGGAAAAAATTGGGTTTAAAACGAATGGAGTAAAAATAAATTTTGACCTTCTTTCAAGAGCGATCCCATTACCTTGTGTTGTGCATTGGGACAAAAAACATTTTGTAGTAGTATACGAAATCAAGAAAAAATCCAAAGATTATTTGATCTATATATCAGATCCCGCTCATGGGCTTGTTACGTACAGGAAAAATGAATTTATAAAACACTGGATCGGAAATAATGCCGATGAAACCTTAAAAGAAGGTATTGCCTTGGTGGTAGAAACAACGCCAGCCTTTTATAATAAAGAATGGGATGATGAAGGGAAAAAACTGAATCTCAGATTTCTGAGCCGTTATGCAATTAAATATAAATCATTAATTGTTCAGTTGGCGGTGGGTCTTCTTGCAGGAAGTTTACTTTCTCTGATCCTTCCTTTTCTTACACAAAGTATCGTTGATGTCGGGATTCAGAATAAAGATATTAATTTTATTTATCTCGTACTGATTGCTCAGTTTATGCTCTATCTCGGAAGGATGGGAATTGACGTTGTCAGAAGCTGGATTTTACTGCACCTGAGTACGCGGATTAATATTTCTTTAGTTTCAGATTTTTTCATCAAACTCATGAAATTGCCGATCAGTTTTTTCGATACCCGAATGACAGGCGATATTATGCAGAGGATTGGAGATCACTCAAGAATAGAGCAGCTCCTTACAGGTTCCGCATTGAGTACTTTGTTTTCCATTGTTAACTTTTTTGTGTACAGTATTATTCTGTTGTTTTATGATTACAGATTATTCCTCGTATTCTTAGTTGGTGCTACCTTATATTCGGTGTGGATTCTTTTTTTCCTGAAAAAGCGAAAAGATCTGGATTATAAAAATTTCTCCCAGGTATCTCAGACCCAGAGTAAGGTCATTGAGTTGATTAACGGCATGCAGGAGATTAAAATGCAAAATGCCGAAAAGAAAAAAAGATGGGCATGGGAATCACTGCAGGTAAAGATATTCAGGTTAAGAATAGAGAGTCTTGCCCTGGATCAATGGCAGTCTATTGGTGGTGGATTTATCAATCAGATAAAAGATATGATCATTAGTTTTCTGTCAGCAAAATTGGTTATTGAGGGGAATATCACATTAGGAATGATGATGTCCATACAATATATCATAGGCCAGTTAAATGGCCCTATAGGCCAGGTGATAGGCTTTATTAAACAATTACAGGATGCCAGTATCTCATTAGAAAGACTTAATGAAATCCATGAGAAGGATGAAGAAGAAACTGAGGGCTCCCAATATATCCCGGAAATATCAGGGGGAGATCTGGTGGTTCATAACCTTAGTTTTAGATATACGGGATCAAATCAGAATGTTTTTGAGAATCTGAATCTGGTAATTCCCTATCAGAAAACAACGGCAATCGTTGGAGTTAGTGGGAGTGGTAAGACCACATTGATTAAGTTATTACTGAAGTTTTATGAACCTACCAATGGAGAGGTCAAACTCGGAAATCAAAATTTTAAGAATATTTCTCCGGTAATGTGGCGGGATTATGTAGGAGTTGTGATGCAGGACGGTTATATTTTTAATGATACCATTGCAGATAATATTGCGGTAGGCGATGATGATATCGATAAATCCAGATTAAGACATGCTGTGCATATTGCCAATATTAAAGAGTTTATAGAAGGCCTTCCTTTAACTTATAACACAAAGATCGGTAATGAAGGAATGGGAATAAGTGGCGGCCAGAAGCAGCGCTTATTTATTGCCCGTGCTGTCTATAAATCTCCGGAATATATATTCTTTGATGAGGCTACCAGCGCTTTGGATGCCAATAATGAAAGAACGATCATTGATAATCTTGAACAATTCTTTAAAGGGCGTACAGCAATAATTGTTGCTCACCGTTTATCGACGGTGAAACACGCGGATAAAATTATTGTCCTGGATCAGGGGAAAGTGATAGAAGAAGGAACCCATGCTGAATTAGTCGGTTTAAAAGGAGCTTACTACCAACTCGTAAAAAATCAATTGGAGCTTGGAAATTAG